Proteins from a genomic interval of Afifella aestuarii:
- a CDS encoding plasma-membrane proton-efflux P-type ATPase — protein sequence MNDKTAPQPPQKQPPQELPEGATPAEAPLPETDLKTGLTSETAQERLAKFGENAISEEKTSPLQRLMRYFWAPIPWMIEAAAILSAALGDWADFAIIVTMLLVNAAVDFWQERKAGNAIELLKESLALTARVLRDGTWQTLPAKDLVPGDVVLLRIGNVTPADIRLVAGDYLSADEAALTGESLPVDKAAGDTAYSGSVVKLGEMTGVVTATGMNTYFGKTAQLVASAETRSHFQRAVLSIGNFLILTTLALVAVIVLVAVFRGTPFWETVQFSLILTVAAIPVALPTVLSVTMAVGAEKLARMKAIVSRLVAIEELAGVDVLCVDKTGTLTMNALTVADILPEQGVEAADVVLAAQLASNANDPDPIDKAVLAAEGAPADAGYVIGDFTPFDPVSKRTMVETTLGDRKVAFSKGAPQVILDLAAPPAESRARIEAEVARLAEEGYRALGVARREGDAWQFLGLVSIFDPPREDAAATIAETGRMGLAVKMITGDHEAIARQIAGKLGLRRNIRSADTVFADGSDGEVSERIEQADGVARVLPEHKFKIVRALQDRGHIVAMTGDGVNDAPALKQADAGIAVSGATDAARAAADVVLTSSGLGVIASAIEEARRIFERMTSYATFRIAETIRVLVFMSLSILIFDFYPVTAVMIVLLAVLNDFPIMMIAYDNANVAEKPVRWNMPRVLTIASCLGLLGVAETFLLFWYVDTVMHLPREVIQTVIFLKLLVAGHLTLYVTRNQRWFWSRPFPSLRLFLTTEATQILGTLVAVYGIFVAPIGWTYALGVWAYALAWLPIESAIAIALRRALDMKAEHQTSHLARTEGRVAGR from the coding sequence CGCCCCTGCCGGAGACCGATCTCAAAACCGGCCTGACGAGCGAGACGGCCCAGGAGCGGCTGGCAAAGTTCGGCGAAAACGCCATCAGCGAAGAGAAAACGAGCCCTCTCCAGCGTCTGATGCGCTATTTCTGGGCGCCGATCCCGTGGATGATCGAGGCGGCGGCGATCCTCTCCGCAGCGCTCGGTGACTGGGCCGATTTCGCGATCATCGTCACCATGCTTCTCGTCAACGCGGCCGTGGATTTCTGGCAGGAGCGCAAGGCCGGCAACGCTATCGAGCTTTTGAAGGAAAGCCTGGCACTCACCGCCCGCGTCTTGCGTGACGGCACCTGGCAGACGCTGCCCGCTAAGGATCTGGTGCCCGGCGATGTCGTGCTTTTGCGCATCGGCAATGTCACCCCCGCCGATATTCGGCTCGTCGCCGGCGATTATCTGAGCGCCGACGAGGCCGCTCTGACGGGCGAATCGCTGCCCGTCGACAAGGCCGCGGGCGACACCGCCTATTCCGGCTCCGTCGTGAAACTCGGTGAGATGACCGGCGTCGTGACCGCGACCGGCATGAACACTTATTTTGGCAAGACGGCGCAGCTCGTCGCCTCCGCCGAGACGCGCTCGCACTTTCAGCGCGCCGTGCTTTCTATCGGCAATTTCCTCATTCTGACGACTCTCGCCCTTGTCGCCGTCATCGTGCTCGTCGCGGTCTTCCGCGGCACGCCCTTCTGGGAAACCGTGCAATTCTCGCTCATTCTGACGGTGGCGGCGATCCCGGTCGCTCTGCCGACGGTCCTGTCGGTGACGATGGCGGTCGGTGCGGAAAAGCTCGCCCGTATGAAGGCGATTGTCTCGCGCCTCGTCGCGATCGAGGAATTGGCCGGCGTCGATGTCCTGTGCGTCGACAAGACCGGCACCTTGACGATGAACGCGCTCACCGTCGCCGACATCCTCCCCGAACAGGGGGTGGAGGCGGCCGACGTCGTCCTCGCCGCGCAGCTCGCAAGCAACGCCAACGACCCCGATCCGATCGACAAGGCGGTGCTTGCCGCCGAAGGCGCGCCTGCCGATGCGGGCTATGTGATCGGTGATTTCACGCCCTTCGATCCGGTGTCGAAGCGCACCATGGTGGAGACGACCTTAGGCGATCGAAAAGTCGCCTTCTCCAAAGGCGCGCCCCAGGTCATCCTTGATCTCGCCGCACCACCTGCGGAGAGCCGGGCGCGCATCGAGGCGGAGGTCGCCCGCCTCGCCGAAGAGGGTTACCGCGCCCTCGGCGTGGCGCGCCGAGAGGGCGATGCCTGGCAGTTTCTCGGTCTTGTCTCGATTTTCGATCCGCCGCGTGAGGATGCGGCCGCGACCATTGCCGAGACCGGGCGGATGGGCCTTGCCGTCAAGATGATCACCGGCGACCACGAGGCGATCGCCCGCCAGATTGCGGGCAAACTCGGGCTCCGCCGCAACATTCGCTCCGCCGACACCGTCTTCGCCGATGGCAGTGATGGCGAAGTCAGCGAGCGCATCGAACAGGCCGACGGCGTCGCGCGCGTCTTGCCCGAGCACAAGTTCAAGATCGTGCGCGCCTTGCAGGATCGCGGTCATATCGTGGCGATGACGGGCGATGGCGTGAACGATGCCCCGGCCTTGAAACAGGCCGACGCCGGCATCGCGGTGAGCGGGGCGACGGACGCGGCGCGTGCTGCCGCCGATGTCGTGCTGACGAGCTCCGGTCTCGGCGTTATCGCCTCGGCGATCGAGGAGGCCCGGCGCATCTTCGAACGCATGACGAGCTACGCCACCTTCCGCATCGCCGAGACGATCCGAGTGCTTGTGTTCATGAGCCTGTCGATCCTGATCTTCGATTTCTATCCGGTGACGGCCGTCATGATCGTGCTTCTGGCGGTCCTCAACGACTTCCCGATCATGATGATCGCCTACGACAACGCCAATGTCGCTGAAAAGCCGGTGCGCTGGAACATGCCGCGTGTCCTCACGATCGCGAGCTGCCTCGGTCTTCTGGGTGTGGCCGAAACCTTCCTGCTCTTCTGGTACGTCGACACCGTCATGCATCTGCCGCGCGAGGTCATCCAGACGGTGATCTTCCTGAAGCTTCTCGTTGCCGGCCACCTGACACTCTACGTCACGCGCAACCAGCGCTGGTTCTGGTCGAGGCCGTTTCCGAGCCTCAGGCTGTTCCTGACAACGGAGGCGACGCAGATTCTCGGAACGCTGGTGGCCGTCTACGGCATCTTCGTTGCACCGATCGGCTGGACCTATGCGCTTGGCGTCTGGGCCTATGCGCTCGCCTGGCTCCCGATCGAAAGTGCGATCGCAATCGCCCTGCGTCGGGCCCTCGACATGAAGGCTGAACATCAGACGAGCCATCTGGCACGGACTGAAGGTCGCGTCGCCGGGCGCTGA
- a CDS encoding L,D-transpeptidase — translation MFEKSRGVAVRLPAAAALALALAACTTTRPVQPEGPRVDQSYVRMYGPVQDDGWNVPAIDVSKVDPRYLRQIVNYNSPYPAGTIVVDPYERFLYLVMENGKAMRYGVGVARSGMEFAGNAKIARKAEWPRWTPTQAMIKREPERYGKVADGLDGGISNPLGARALYLYKNGRDTLYRIHGTNEPWSIGKAVSSGCIRLFNQDIIDLASRVPPGSRVVVLNRSQSGQGTVPDGPMAAGPLAGAASTGGLS, via the coding sequence ATGTTTGAGAAAAGCCGCGGGGTGGCCGTGCGGCTTCCGGCCGCTGCTGCGCTTGCTTTGGCGTTGGCCGCTTGCACGACGACGCGCCCCGTTCAGCCTGAGGGGCCGCGTGTCGATCAGAGTTATGTTCGCATGTATGGGCCGGTGCAGGATGATGGCTGGAACGTCCCGGCCATCGACGTGTCGAAAGTCGACCCGCGCTATCTGCGCCAGATCGTTAATTACAATTCACCTTATCCGGCCGGCACCATCGTCGTCGATCCTTACGAGCGCTTCCTCTATCTCGTGATGGAGAACGGCAAAGCCATGCGCTACGGTGTCGGTGTGGCCCGTTCGGGAATGGAATTTGCCGGCAATGCGAAAATCGCCCGCAAGGCGGAATGGCCGCGCTGGACGCCCACACAAGCGATGATCAAGCGCGAACCTGAGAGATACGGCAAGGTTGCCGACGGTCTCGACGGCGGCATTTCCAATCCGCTCGGGGCGCGGGCGCTTTACCTCTACAAGAACGGTCGCGACACGCTCTACCGCATTCACGGGACGAACGAGCCCTGGTCGATCGGCAAGGCCGTTTCCTCCGGCTGTATCCGGCTGTTCAACCAGGACATCATCGATCTCGCCAGCCGCGTCCCCCCGGGGTCGCGCGTCGTGGTGCTGAATCGTTCGCAATCCGGTCAGGGCACGGTGCCGGATGGCCCGATGGCTGCCGGACCTCTGGCGGGCGCCGCTTCGACCGGAGGGCTGAGCTGA
- a CDS encoding GFA family protein codes for MTSTEWKTRQGSCRCGRLRFEITSPPLVTAACHCKGCQRMSASAFSLSVAVPGGGFRLLSGEPVIGGAQDMEGLIHSFCGHCMSWVFTRFPDVMGDVVNVRSTMLEDTAGLEPFIETCTAEKLDWVTTPAKHSFAHFPSPEEFPALIDEFSRR; via the coding sequence ATGACTTCGACCGAATGGAAAACGCGCCAAGGCTCCTGCCGTTGCGGCAGGCTGCGCTTCGAAATCACGTCACCCCCGCTCGTCACGGCAGCGTGCCATTGCAAGGGATGCCAGCGGATGAGTGCGAGCGCTTTTTCCTTGAGCGTGGCGGTGCCCGGAGGCGGATTCCGACTTCTCTCTGGCGAGCCGGTCATCGGCGGCGCGCAGGACATGGAAGGGCTCATCCATTCGTTCTGCGGTCACTGCATGAGCTGGGTGTTCACGCGCTTTCCCGACGTGATGGGCGACGTCGTCAATGTTCGCAGCACGATGCTTGAGGATACGGCCGGCCTGGAACCGTTTATCGAAACCTGCACGGCCGAAAAGCTCGACTGGGTCACAACGCCGGCAAAGCACAGCTTCGCCCATTTCCCGTCGCCCGAGGAGTTTCCGGCGCTGATCGACGAGTTCAGCAGGCGCTGA
- a CDS encoding ribonuclease D produces the protein MTIRFHEGDLPDLSNYGEFVAIDTETMGLRPGRDRLCVVQLSPGDGTADVVRIAQGQDEAPNLTALMADQERTKIFHYARFDVAALRYAFGVITTPIWCTKIASKLVRTYTDRHGLKDLARELLGLELSKQQQSSDWGADTLSEAQLQYAAADVLHLHAMREVLVERLTREHRLELAEACFRFVPVRAELDLLGWEDSDIFAHA, from the coding sequence ATGACCATCCGCTTTCACGAAGGCGATCTGCCGGATCTTTCCAATTACGGCGAATTCGTCGCGATCGACACCGAGACGATGGGGCTGCGGCCAGGCCGCGACAGGCTCTGTGTCGTGCAGCTTTCGCCGGGCGACGGCACCGCCGATGTGGTGCGTATCGCGCAAGGGCAGGACGAGGCGCCAAACCTGACGGCACTGATGGCCGATCAGGAGCGCACCAAGATCTTTCATTATGCCCGCTTCGATGTGGCGGCCTTGCGCTACGCCTTCGGCGTGATCACGACCCCGATCTGGTGCACGAAGATCGCTTCCAAACTTGTGCGCACTTACACCGACCGCCATGGTCTCAAGGATCTGGCGCGCGAGCTCCTCGGTCTCGAATTGTCGAAGCAGCAGCAGAGCTCCGATTGGGGGGCCGACACGCTGAGTGAAGCGCAGCTACAATATGCGGCCGCCGACGTTCTCCATCTCCACGCCATGCGCGAGGTTCTCGTCGAAAGACTGACCCGCGAGCACCGGCTGGAACTCGCCGAAGCCTGCTTCCGATTCGTGCCCGTGCGCGCCGAGCTCGATTTGCTCGGCTGGGAGGATTCGGATATCTTCGCGCATGCCTAA
- a CDS encoding DsbA family protein, producing MLDRRHFMTLAAGAASFALLPGFARAQTGLTVEEVLSDPTAPVRGNSDGDVTLVEYFDYQCPACKGSHDEVMRAVEKDGKVRLVMKDWPIFGEASVYASHLVLAAVPSGGYAHAQEALLNTKGALSRQAVETTLEKAGLDVDALRSAYRDRKGEIDALIMRNSHQAEAFGFPGTPAFVAETTLYPGVMDEKALLEAFAKARG from the coding sequence ATGCTGGACCGCCGCCATTTCATGACGCTGGCCGCGGGCGCGGCCAGCTTTGCCCTGCTTCCGGGCTTCGCGCGGGCGCAGACGGGGCTGACCGTCGAGGAGGTTCTCTCCGATCCGACCGCCCCGGTGCGTGGCAATTCAGATGGCGATGTGACCCTGGTCGAGTATTTCGACTACCAATGCCCTGCCTGCAAAGGCAGCCATGACGAGGTGATGCGGGCGGTCGAAAAGGACGGCAAGGTGCGTCTCGTCATGAAGGACTGGCCGATCTTCGGCGAGGCCTCCGTCTACGCGTCGCATCTCGTTCTCGCGGCCGTGCCGAGCGGCGGATACGCCCATGCCCAGGAAGCGCTTTTGAACACGAAGGGAGCGCTCTCCCGCCAGGCGGTCGAGACGACGCTTGAGAAAGCCGGGCTCGATGTGGATGCGCTCCGCAGTGCTTACCGTGACCGCAAAGGCGAGATCGACGCGCTCATCATGCGCAATTCGCATCAGGCCGAAGCTTTTGGCTTTCCCGGTACTCCGGCCTTCGTCGCCGAGACGACGCTTTATCCGGGCGTGATGGACGAAAAGGCGCTGCTGGAGGCGTTTGCCAAGGCCCGCGGCTGA